A stretch of Coriobacteriia bacterium DNA encodes these proteins:
- a CDS encoding 50S ribosomal protein L7/L12: MTKEEILEGIKGLTALELSELVHDLEEAFGVSAAAPVAVAAVGGAAAGGDAGAAEEKSDFDVVLESFGDNKIAVIKVVREVTDQGLKEAKALVESAPATIKEGVKKDEAEEMKEKFEAAGAVVTLK, from the coding sequence ATGACTAAGGAAGAAATTCTCGAAGGTATCAAGGGCCTGACCGCTCTCGAGCTCTCTGAGCTCGTCCATGATCTGGAGGAGGCCTTTGGTGTCTCCGCCGCCGCTCCCGTTGCTGTTGCCGCTGTTGGTGGCGCTGCTGCCGGTGGTGACGCTGGTGCTGCTGAGGAGAAGAGCGACTTCGACGTCGTGCTCGAGTCCTTCGGCGACAACAAGATCGCTGTCATCAAGGTTGTCCGCGAGGTCACCGATCAGGGTCTCAAGGAGGCCAAGGCTCTCGTCGAGAGCGCTCCTGCCACCATCAAGGAGGGCGTGAAGAAGGACGAGGCCGAGGAGATGAAGGAGAAGTTTGAGGCTGCTGGCGCT
- a CDS encoding 50S ribosomal protein L10, whose translation MPTQQKVEQVEKLTELFKNSEGCWFVDARGLTVKESQELRRNIREGAGQMHVFKNNLAAIALKNLDLPEIPEILAGPTAFVFCDGDVAAPAKALKDFAKDHEALEIKGGIVDGKVYSVEEALKVADLPSKEQLVAMLLSTMLAPVTGLARVCAAPAEGLARTIQAIADQKAA comes from the coding sequence ATGCCTACACAGCAAAAAGTCGAGCAAGTTGAGAAGCTTACCGAGCTTTTCAAGAACAGCGAGGGTTGCTGGTTCGTCGATGCTCGTGGTCTTACCGTCAAGGAGTCCCAGGAGCTTCGTCGCAACATTCGCGAGGGTGCCGGACAGATGCACGTCTTCAAGAACAACCTCGCCGCCATCGCACTCAAGAACCTCGACCTTCCCGAAATCCCCGAGATTTTGGCTGGCCCCACGGCCTTCGTGTTCTGCGATGGTGACGTGGCCGCTCCGGCCAAGGCTCTCAAGGACTTCGCCAAGGATCATGAGGCTCTGGAGATCAAGGGTGGCATTGTCGACGGCAAGGTCTACTCCGTCGAGGAGGCACTCAAGGTCGCCGATCTGCCCAGCAAGGAGCAGCTCGTTGCCATGCTTCTGTCCACCATGCTCGCACCGGTCACGGGTCTCGCCCGTGTCTGCGCGGCGCCGGCGGAAGGCTTGGCTCGCACGATTCAGGCTATCGCAGACCAGAAGGCTGCATAG